The sequence TGGTTTTTGAAAGACAGAAGACCGGCGATATTGTTCAAGGTCTACCAAGAATCGAGGAGTTACTCGAAGCTCGTCGCCCACGAGATTCAGCTATTCTTGCGAAGAAGCCAGGTGTTGTTGATATCAAGCAAGAAGAGGATGGTGAATCTATAACTGTCACTGTTATTGAAAGTGATGATTCAATTTCCGAATATCCAATTCTTCTTGGTAGAAATGCAATGGTCAGTAATTCCCAACAGGTCATGGCTGGCGAATTGCTAACTGATGGTCCCATCAATCCACATGAGTTATTGGATTGTTTCTTTTCTGATTTGCGTGATAGGAAACCATTGATGGAAGCTGCCCAGGAGGCTATAGCGAAGCTGCAACATCGCTTGGTAACGGAAGTTCAAAATGTCTATAAGTCTCAGGGTGTTTCTATTCACGACAAACATATCGAGGTAATCGTTCGCCAGATGACGAGTAAGGTTCGCATTGAGGATGCTGGAGACACAACTCTTTTGCCGGGAGAATTGATTGAGCTTCGACAGGTGGAGGACACTAATCAAGCTATGTCGATAACAGGCGGTGCTCCGGCGGAATTTACACCTGTGTTGCTTGGAATTACTAAGGCATCCTTGAATACCGATAGTTTTATTTCTGCAGCTTCCTTCCAGGAAACAACACGGGTTCTAACTGAAGCAGCTATTGAAGGTAAATCTGATTGGCTACGTGGACTCAAAGAGAATGTAATTATTGGCCGCCTCATTCCTGCTGGAACGGGTTTCAGTGGCTTTGTGGAAGAACTGCGTGCAGAAGCAGGACCTCATCCAGACATCTTGGCGGAAGATCCAGCAGGGTATAGACGTATGCAGAACTTGCGCCCGGATTACACGGTGGAGATGCCTGCTTCACCTGTTGTTGCAGCTAGTTCAACTGCGGTTTTGGATGATCCTAGTGCTGAGGATCTTGAAGCCACTAGGAGCCGACATGGGATTGACCCTTCTGTGAGTAATTTTGCGGCCTTTGCCCGCCCAACTGGTGAAGATGAACTTCCAGAAGATCAAATGATGCCAGATCCAGCAGCACTTGAAGGTCTTCAGGAGGAGGGATTGCTTTCTGATGAGTAGAAAATGCTGCGTCAGTCGAAACCTTTGCGTTTATCATCTAATGGTTTTTTTTGAGGCTTATTTATATGCTTGAGCCCAAAATCGTCCCCAAAAGGAGATTGCCACGCTATGGGTTTCATACTCATATCGAGAATTTAAATGGAAGGCTTGCCATGATTGCTTTTATTGCATTGATAATATTGGAGATGACGCTTGGACATGGTGTCTTGGTCTGGTGAATAATTCGCCATTGGGAGGCGATAATGTTGTATTGCTTGGTCTCAGTGTTAATCAACTCGAGGCTTTTGCCGTTGAATTAGGGCAGCCAGCGTTTCGTGGCCGCCAAATCCATGATTGGCTTTATTCAAAGGGGGCTAGAAATATCGATGCAATAACTGTGCTGCCAAAAGTATGGAGAAGATATCTTCATGAGAGGGGTGTAATAGTTGGAAGGCTGCAAGAAATTAAACGAGTTGTTGCTTCTGATGAAACGACAAAGCTTTTGCTTGGCACTACTGACGGCGATAATTTAGAGACAGTGGCCATTCCCACTGAACATCGTCTAACAGTTTGCGTTTCAAGTCAGATTGGATGTGCTATGGGATGTCAATTTTGTGCGACGGGAAAGGGTGGCTTTCAACGCTCCTTGGCAACCAATGAGATTGTAGATCAGGTTCTCAGTGTGCGAGAGGTGATGGCTAGACGCCCATCGCATGTTGTTTTTATGGGTATGGGTGAACCTTTAATGAACTCTGATGCTGTGCT comes from Prochlorococcus sp. MIT 1307 and encodes:
- a CDS encoding high light inducible protein, with product MLEPKIVPKRRLPRYGFHTHIENLNGRLAMIAFIALIILEMTLGHGVLVW